A single Anatilimnocola floriformis DNA region contains:
- a CDS encoding PVC-type heme-binding CxxCH protein has translation MARSLLGIALLLVSLLPSVASAQKCLAPDFQVDLIYSPPDIEHPSVVTCDDAGNLYVGEDPMDMRGPTTKHIDRIIFIRWDKETGKPIRTVFAENLAAVFGMAWHDGALYVMHAPLYSVFRDTNGDGVADERKDLASGFGPPAGVFGFNDHIVTGTRLGMDGYVYISVGDKGIPKATGADGSTITLEGGGVARMRLDGTRLEVVTSGTRNHLDVAMDSLDNIFTYDNTDDGLGWWTRFTHHVPSGYYGYPYDYLKHAERHLPRISEHGGGSPVGAACYREAAWPAKFQDAAFHCEWGKGKVQVFFPKRKGATFEATMEDFLVKDPASKEDFRPQDLCFSPDGKHMYVGDWNFGGWTNPKVCGRLWRVTYTGKEGGNPAALDADPFKSLSNPNHAIRMQAQWKASKQPGAADKTLAILNDVGADKFAKIHALWIANDIAEANASYDPLPAFQKGLVDKNADVRAQAARAIGNRKLNAGAESLVKELSDEDAAVRLNSAIALGRIAAPAAAKPLFAELADEDATVRHIAMQSLRQINDWKPAKEILDSDNTTQRNALLVTLTGVYSDDAVAALAWAAENAKHPEVRAAAVEAIAEAHHKADPYEKGWWGTQPAKGKPARSKIHDWSGTSQVLATVRTALTSKDEGVRRAAFKVVGEVRDPAALPIVAGFAADTKLPADLRREALQTLLTNKAPQTVDTAKAIVGDDNSPAPLLADALTALATLKAKEALPSVQKLLVSKDVEVRAKAIDAVARMAGSAAVESIQQALKDESADVRKVAIRAAGEAQIKEAIPALIEISTQADLEQDVAASLALMPDKRAVGQYLQGLSSKNNTLRDACRTALTALKIDIKDEIIARHKANELTPAMRRELQGVFAGPTPISTWYLLGSFPKDKGEPKVDLTKAPDMSHPVVLGEKSLQWKKVETKDPVGRVQPGQHVKPSDNVWVLAYTTIEADEDKSLEFLIGSDDQAKLYVNGEKVYEFNNNRGWNGNSLDKGRLTLKKGKNDVFFLCGNDGGPWDMGLSLRLPNKEFAFLYENTPKQLDPEVYRDFAAKNKGDAAHGKTLFFDMKGVGCVKCHAIAGQGSKVGPELSNIGAKYPREELIRSVLEPSNRVAEAFRVTTALLADGSVKQGIIKTDNDQVLELIDVEGKTISIPKADIDEHKTSNLSLMPNGLKDGLSLQDFADVIGYLESLK, from the coding sequence ATGGCCCGGTCTCTCCTTGGCATCGCGCTGCTACTCGTTTCTCTGTTGCCCAGCGTCGCCTCCGCGCAAAAGTGTCTCGCTCCCGACTTTCAAGTCGACCTGATCTATTCGCCACCGGACATCGAGCATCCCTCGGTGGTCACGTGCGACGACGCCGGCAACTTGTACGTCGGCGAAGATCCGATGGACATGCGCGGGCCGACGACGAAGCACATCGACCGGATCATTTTCATTCGCTGGGACAAGGAAACGGGCAAGCCGATTCGCACCGTCTTTGCCGAAAATCTCGCTGCCGTGTTCGGCATGGCCTGGCACGATGGCGCGCTGTATGTGATGCACGCTCCGCTCTACTCGGTGTTTCGCGACACCAACGGCGACGGCGTGGCCGATGAACGAAAAGACCTGGCGAGCGGCTTTGGTCCGCCGGCGGGTGTGTTTGGTTTCAACGATCACATTGTGACCGGCACGCGACTGGGCATGGATGGCTACGTTTACATTTCGGTCGGCGACAAAGGCATTCCGAAAGCGACCGGCGCCGACGGCAGCACCATTACGCTCGAAGGTGGCGGCGTGGCCCGCATGCGACTCGATGGCACGCGGCTCGAAGTGGTGACCAGCGGCACGCGGAACCATCTCGATGTGGCGATGGACTCGCTCGACAATATCTTTACCTACGACAACACCGACGACGGCCTCGGTTGGTGGACGCGGTTCACGCACCACGTGCCGAGCGGTTACTACGGCTATCCCTACGATTATTTGAAGCACGCCGAACGTCACTTGCCGCGGATCAGCGAGCACGGCGGCGGTTCGCCCGTCGGCGCCGCCTGCTATCGCGAAGCGGCCTGGCCCGCAAAATTTCAAGACGCTGCCTTCCATTGCGAATGGGGCAAAGGCAAGGTGCAGGTCTTCTTCCCGAAGCGGAAGGGCGCGACCTTCGAAGCCACGATGGAAGATTTCCTCGTCAAAGACCCGGCCAGCAAGGAAGATTTCCGCCCGCAGGATTTGTGCTTCAGCCCCGACGGCAAGCACATGTACGTCGGCGATTGGAATTTTGGCGGCTGGACGAATCCCAAAGTCTGCGGCCGTTTGTGGCGCGTGACTTACACGGGTAAAGAAGGCGGCAATCCCGCCGCACTCGATGCCGATCCGTTCAAGTCGCTCAGCAATCCGAACCATGCGATCCGGATGCAGGCGCAGTGGAAAGCCTCGAAGCAACCCGGCGCTGCCGACAAAACTCTGGCCATTTTGAATGACGTCGGTGCTGACAAGTTTGCGAAGATCCACGCCCTGTGGATTGCCAACGACATCGCCGAAGCCAACGCTTCTTACGATCCACTGCCGGCTTTCCAAAAAGGTCTCGTCGATAAAAATGCTGACGTCCGCGCGCAAGCCGCGCGAGCCATCGGCAATCGCAAGCTCAATGCCGGGGCCGAGTCGCTCGTGAAGGAGCTGAGCGACGAAGACGCCGCGGTCCGTTTGAATTCCGCCATCGCGCTCGGTCGCATCGCCGCTCCCGCCGCGGCCAAGCCGTTGTTCGCCGAACTCGCCGATGAAGACGCCACCGTTCGTCACATTGCCATGCAATCGCTTCGGCAGATCAACGATTGGAAACCGGCCAAGGAAATTCTCGATAGCGACAATACCACGCAGCGCAACGCGCTTCTGGTCACGCTCACCGGCGTCTACTCCGACGATGCTGTCGCCGCGCTCGCTTGGGCTGCCGAAAACGCCAAGCATCCAGAAGTTCGCGCTGCCGCTGTCGAAGCGATCGCCGAAGCCCACCACAAAGCCGATCCTTACGAAAAAGGCTGGTGGGGCACACAACCCGCCAAGGGCAAACCGGCCCGCAGCAAGATTCATGATTGGTCGGGCACTTCGCAAGTCCTCGCCACTGTCCGCACTGCGTTGACCAGCAAGGACGAAGGCGTTCGCCGCGCTGCCTTCAAAGTCGTTGGCGAAGTTCGCGATCCCGCCGCGCTGCCGATCGTGGCTGGTTTTGCTGCCGATACGAAGCTCCCTGCCGATCTGCGTCGTGAAGCGCTGCAAACGCTCCTCACCAACAAAGCACCCCAAACCGTCGACACCGCGAAAGCCATCGTCGGCGATGACAACAGCCCCGCGCCGCTCCTGGCCGATGCCTTGACCGCGCTCGCGACTCTCAAGGCCAAAGAGGCTCTCCCCTCGGTGCAAAAGCTCCTCGTCAGCAAGGACGTGGAAGTTCGCGCCAAAGCCATCGACGCGGTCGCTCGCATGGCGGGCTCGGCTGCCGTCGAATCGATTCAGCAAGCGCTGAAAGACGAATCGGCCGACGTTCGCAAAGTCGCCATCCGTGCGGCTGGCGAAGCGCAGATCAAGGAAGCCATTCCCGCGCTGATCGAAATTTCGACACAAGCCGATCTGGAACAAGACGTCGCCGCGTCCCTCGCGCTCATGCCCGACAAGCGCGCGGTCGGCCAATACCTGCAAGGCCTGAGCAGCAAGAACAACACCCTCCGCGATGCTTGCCGCACGGCCCTCACCGCGCTGAAGATCGACATCAAGGACGAGATCATCGCTCGCCACAAGGCGAACGAACTGACTCCCGCGATGCGCCGCGAACTGCAAGGCGTGTTCGCCGGCCCGACGCCGATCAGCACCTGGTACTTGCTCGGCAGTTTTCCCAAAGACAAGGGCGAGCCGAAGGTCGATCTGACCAAGGCCCCCGATATGTCGCATCCCGTCGTGCTCGGCGAGAAGTCGCTCCAGTGGAAAAAAGTCGAGACCAAAGATCCCGTCGGCCGCGTGCAACCCGGCCAACATGTGAAGCCGAGCGATAATGTGTGGGTGCTCGCTTACACCACGATCGAAGCCGACGAAGACAAGTCGCTGGAGTTCCTCATCGGCAGCGACGATCAGGCCAAGCTCTACGTCAACGGCGAGAAGGTCTATGAGTTCAACAACAACCGCGGCTGGAACGGCAACAGCCTCGACAAAGGCCGACTGACGCTAAAGAAAGGCAAGAACGACGTCTTCTTTCTCTGCGGCAACGATGGCGGCCCGTGGGATATGGGGTTGTCGCTCCGGTTGCCGAACAAAGAGTTTGCGTTCCTCTACGAGAACACGCCGAAGCAACTCGATCCTGAGGTCTATCGCGACTTCGCCGCCAAGAACAAAGGTGACGCTGCCCACGGCAAGACACTGTTTTTCGACATGAAGGGCGTCGGCTGCGTGAAGTGTCACGCGATCGCTGGCCAAGGCTCGAAGGTCGGCCCCGAGCTTTCCAACATTGGCGCCAAGTATCCGCGCGAAGAACTGATCCGCAGCGTGCTCGAACCCTCGAACCGCGTCGCCGAAGCCTTCCGCGTGACGACGGCGTTGCTCGCCGATGGTTCGGTCAAGCAAGGGATCATCAAGACCGACAATGACCAGGTCCTCGAGCTGATCGACGTCGAAGGGAAGACCATCAGCATTCCGAAAGCCGACATCGACGAGCACAAGACCAGCAACCTCAGCCTCATGCCGAACGGCTTGAAGGATGGGCTGTCGCTGCAGGACTTTGCCGATGTGATCGGTTATTTGGAGAGCTTGAAATAA
- a CDS encoding Gfo/Idh/MocA family protein codes for MATNASLNRKLRMALVGGGQGSFIGRVHATAAVLDNRAALVAGALSSDPARAKASAPDYDIAEDRAYTSINELVQKEKALPAEQRIDFVSVATPNHTHFEIAKTAAEAGFNVICDKPMTFDLKQAEDLAAIVAKSGVVFAVSHNYTGYPMVRQAREMILAGELGEINAVRSNYIQGWLRTRLESSDQKQAAWRTDPTKSGAAGCFGDIATHAYNLGRYMTGLLPAEISCHLKTFEQGRALDDYGTALIKYENGGFGCVTASQISHGRENDLSIEIDGTKGAIQWRQEEPNTLVFRQNGQPHKLYTRNGGPYIGAQSGAASRLPSGHPEAFFEAFANVYRSAYDDMILRAAGKPFEAVNTIYPNINDGVEGMYFIQQAVESSKQGGAWLPLKHKLARR; via the coding sequence ATGGCTACCAATGCTTCCCTGAATCGCAAACTTCGCATGGCACTGGTGGGTGGCGGTCAGGGATCGTTCATCGGCCGCGTGCATGCGACGGCAGCCGTGCTCGACAATCGCGCGGCGCTTGTGGCTGGCGCCCTCAGCAGTGATCCGGCTCGGGCCAAGGCTTCGGCGCCGGATTACGACATTGCCGAAGACCGGGCATACACTTCGATCAATGAGCTCGTGCAAAAGGAAAAGGCTCTCCCTGCTGAGCAGCGCATCGATTTTGTTTCGGTCGCCACGCCGAACCACACGCACTTCGAAATCGCCAAGACAGCCGCAGAGGCCGGCTTCAATGTCATCTGCGATAAGCCGATGACCTTTGATCTCAAGCAAGCCGAAGACCTAGCTGCCATCGTCGCCAAGAGCGGCGTGGTCTTTGCCGTCTCGCACAATTACACGGGCTATCCTATGGTGCGGCAGGCTCGCGAGATGATCCTCGCTGGCGAACTCGGCGAAATCAACGCCGTCCGTAGCAACTACATTCAAGGTTGGTTGCGGACGCGTCTGGAATCGAGCGATCAAAAGCAAGCCGCCTGGCGGACCGACCCCACGAAGAGCGGCGCTGCTGGCTGCTTCGGCGACATTGCCACGCACGCTTACAACCTGGGCCGTTACATGACCGGCCTGCTCCCAGCCGAGATCAGCTGCCATCTGAAAACCTTCGAACAAGGCCGCGCCCTCGATGACTACGGCACGGCCCTCATCAAGTACGAAAACGGTGGCTTCGGCTGCGTGACCGCCTCGCAGATCAGCCATGGCCGCGAGAACGACCTGTCGATCGAAATCGACGGCACGAAGGGTGCCATCCAATGGCGGCAGGAAGAGCCCAACACGCTAGTCTTCCGCCAAAACGGCCAGCCGCACAAGCTCTACACCCGCAACGGCGGCCCGTACATCGGTGCCCAATCCGGTGCCGCGAGCCGTCTGCCCAGCGGTCACCCCGAAGCCTTCTTTGAGGCCTTTGCCAACGTATATCGCAGCGCCTACGACGACATGATCCTCCGCGCCGCCGGCAAGCCGTTCGAAGCCGTCAACACGATCTACCCGAACATCAACGATGGTGTGGAAGGGATGTACTTCATTCAGCAAGCCGTCGAATCGAGCAAGCAAGGCGGGGCTTGGCTGCCGCTGAAGCACAAGCTGGCTCGCCGCTAG
- a CDS encoding peptidoglycan-binding domain-containing protein has translation MALSSPRFAGNRRLEKAASNKPAMGWGEKGEPVRVIQQALIDLGHFMDISTKKFGSPDGIFGNETFERVKSFQRSKGLFPDGIVGQLTMKELDKALPGAGPVLPPLPATPAFKHSVRIHLRSLVPDTTEPISRQENNARMVFAQYGIQLVTVSGQSLGLTAAEQTMFEDVNVGECNLNKSGLSSEMTALLDKGLQGVGANEIVVFIAKKITDNNGKEINGCAEQDASKRAIAVVSSTGSQWTMGHEITHVLLEGFDVGNGGHELTDNGNLMFTPTSSITANPASLSTAQLTAIRSSRYCPAN, from the coding sequence ATGGCTCTCAGCTCACCGCGCTTCGCCGGCAACCGCCGGCTTGAAAAGGCTGCCTCGAACAAACCTGCGATGGGCTGGGGCGAGAAGGGTGAACCGGTCCGGGTCATCCAGCAGGCGCTCATTGACCTGGGCCACTTTATGGACATCTCGACCAAGAAATTCGGCTCGCCCGACGGTATCTTCGGCAACGAAACTTTTGAAAGAGTAAAGTCGTTCCAACGCTCCAAAGGTCTTTTCCCAGACGGCATCGTCGGCCAGCTCACCATGAAGGAGCTTGATAAGGCGCTGCCCGGGGCCGGACCCGTGCTGCCACCGTTGCCAGCGACGCCGGCGTTCAAACATAGCGTCCGTATTCACCTCCGTTCGCTGGTGCCCGATACCACCGAACCCATCTCCCGGCAAGAAAATAACGCCCGGATGGTCTTTGCCCAGTATGGCATCCAGCTGGTTACCGTCAGCGGCCAATCGCTGGGGCTGACCGCGGCCGAGCAAACGATGTTCGAAGACGTCAACGTCGGCGAGTGCAATCTGAACAAGTCGGGTCTGAGCTCGGAAATGACGGCGCTGCTCGACAAGGGGCTCCAGGGTGTCGGGGCCAACGAAATCGTCGTCTTTATCGCCAAGAAGATCACCGACAACAACGGCAAGGAAATCAACGGCTGTGCCGAGCAAGACGCATCGAAGCGGGCGATCGCGGTCGTCAGCTCGACAGGCAGCCAGTGGACCATGGGGCACGAGATCACGCACGTGCTGCTCGAGGGATTCGACGTCGGCAACGGAGGGCATGAATTAACGGACAACGGCAATCTGATGTTTACTCCAACGTCGAGCATTACTGCCAACCCTGCGAGTCTCAGCACGGCGCAGTTGACCGCGATCCGTTCGAGCCGGTACTGCCCGGCCAACTAA
- the ypfJ gene encoding KPN_02809 family neutral zinc metallopeptidase produces the protein MRWAGGRQSGNLEDRRRMGAGGMALGGVGTILVVLFMLCMGADPRQIMQVVQQVEVQRPVGAPDAEERPETPEETRSREFAATILGFTEDVWGEQFRQTGSEYEPPKMVLFSRGVNTGCGSAPSEVGPFYCPRDRTVYLDPTFFEELERKLGGSKAEFSQAYVIAHEIGHHVQNLLGYSDLVHSKRRVVNDEEYNQWSVRLELQADYLAGVWAHYGQKKFNFIEPGDVESAIRSANAIGDDRLQRRSRGFVSPERFTHGTSAQRAKWFTMGLRSGDLGRLKQIFEMPYEDL, from the coding sequence ATGCGTTGGGCGGGTGGCAGACAGAGTGGCAATTTGGAAGACCGGCGGCGGATGGGAGCGGGCGGCATGGCCCTGGGGGGCGTAGGAACGATTCTCGTCGTACTGTTCATGCTCTGCATGGGTGCTGACCCGCGGCAGATCATGCAGGTCGTGCAGCAGGTCGAGGTCCAGCGGCCGGTTGGGGCTCCCGACGCGGAGGAGCGGCCGGAAACGCCGGAAGAAACCCGCAGCCGCGAGTTTGCTGCCACAATTCTGGGCTTCACCGAAGACGTCTGGGGCGAGCAGTTCCGGCAGACAGGTTCCGAATATGAACCGCCAAAGATGGTCCTGTTTTCGCGCGGCGTGAACACCGGCTGCGGCTCGGCGCCGTCAGAAGTCGGCCCGTTCTACTGCCCGCGCGACCGCACGGTCTATCTCGACCCCACCTTCTTCGAGGAGCTCGAACGCAAGCTTGGCGGCTCGAAAGCCGAGTTCTCACAGGCCTACGTCATCGCCCACGAGATCGGGCATCATGTGCAGAACCTGCTGGGCTATAGCGACCTCGTGCACAGCAAGCGCCGCGTCGTCAATGACGAGGAATACAATCAATGGTCGGTGCGGCTTGAACTGCAGGCGGACTACTTGGCCGGCGTCTGGGCTCATTACGGTCAAAAGAAGTTCAATTTCATTGAGCCAGGGGACGTCGAATCGGCGATTCGTTCTGCCAATGCGATCGGCGATGATCGCCTGCAGCGTCGCTCGAGAGGCTTCGTCTCGCCGGAGCGTTTCACCCACGGCACTTCTGCGCAACGCGCCAAATGGTTCACGATGGGCCTCCGCTCCGGCGATCTCGGCAGGCTGAAGCAGATTTTTGAGATGCCGTATGAGGATCTGTGA
- a CDS encoding DUF4326 domain-containing protein, with amino-acid sequence MPKRLQQKRTKGWRKPPNAVVVSRPSKWGNPFPIDDKHDRASVVAKYREWINGNDAKAISLRLQLDELRGKDLLCFCPLPGPCHGDVLLELANR; translated from the coding sequence GTGCCCAAGCGACTTCAGCAAAAGCGAACGAAAGGCTGGCGGAAGCCACCGAACGCTGTAGTCGTCTCACGACCGTCCAAGTGGGGTAATCCCTTCCCAATTGATGACAAACACGATCGCGCATCCGTCGTCGCGAAGTATCGGGAGTGGATCAATGGGAATGATGCAAAGGCAATTTCACTTCGGTTGCAACTGGATGAACTTCGCGGCAAAGATCTGCTTTGCTTCTGCCCGCTGCCCGGGCCTTGCCATGGCGATGTCTTGCTGGAACTGGCAAATAGGTGA
- a CDS encoding YcjF family protein, which translates to MDMINFGGLAKNALEEALRERGHANVLIAGRTGVGKSTLINSVFQGNLATTGQGRPVTQDTREITKEGIPLSIFDTRGLELSNFASTKSLRAFLEERNRDRDEKKQIHVAWICIVEDLRRVEQAETDLAAMLAEFMPVIAVITKARADQGFRAEVQRLLPAAKNVVRTRSIAEEFDDGHTLQPMGLVELVQLTMELFPEGQKRAFVAAQKADLALKRQRSHLIVATTASSAAGIGAMPVPFADAAMLVPMQIAMVAGITATYGLAFSDGFLTTLVASMVGGTAATLTGRAIVGSLLKLIPGVGSVVGGAISATTAAAVTSAFGEAYIAALDALFAKHLGEPPSQQEVLEEIRRRLTGN; encoded by the coding sequence ATGGACATGATCAACTTTGGCGGGCTCGCTAAAAATGCGCTCGAAGAAGCGCTGCGGGAGCGAGGGCATGCCAACGTGCTCATCGCCGGTCGAACGGGAGTTGGCAAGAGTACGCTGATCAACAGTGTTTTTCAGGGGAATCTCGCCACCACGGGCCAAGGGCGACCCGTTACTCAGGATACGCGAGAGATTACGAAGGAAGGCATTCCACTCTCGATCTTCGATACTCGCGGTCTCGAGCTTTCCAACTTCGCGAGTACGAAATCGCTCAGAGCTTTTCTTGAAGAACGAAATCGAGATCGCGACGAGAAGAAACAAATTCATGTCGCGTGGATCTGTATCGTCGAAGATTTGCGCCGCGTCGAGCAAGCAGAGACCGACCTGGCGGCGATGCTGGCCGAGTTCATGCCGGTCATTGCGGTCATCACTAAAGCTCGTGCGGACCAAGGCTTTCGCGCCGAGGTTCAGCGCCTGCTGCCCGCAGCGAAGAACGTGGTTCGCACTCGCTCCATTGCAGAGGAGTTCGACGACGGTCACACCTTACAGCCGATGGGGCTCGTCGAGCTGGTGCAACTCACGATGGAATTGTTCCCCGAGGGGCAAAAGCGGGCCTTCGTCGCCGCACAAAAAGCCGACTTGGCACTCAAGCGGCAGCGGTCTCACTTGATCGTGGCCACGACCGCATCGTCCGCAGCCGGAATAGGCGCCATGCCCGTGCCGTTCGCGGATGCAGCGATGCTGGTGCCGATGCAGATCGCCATGGTGGCCGGAATCACAGCGACTTATGGACTGGCGTTTTCGGATGGGTTCCTAACCACACTTGTGGCGAGCATGGTGGGCGGAACGGCAGCCACTCTCACTGGTCGCGCGATCGTCGGCAGTTTGCTCAAGCTCATTCCGGGCGTGGGGTCGGTTGTCGGCGGAGCCATCTCCGCAACAACTGCTGCTGCCGTAACGAGTGCCTTCGGTGAGGCGTATATTGCCGCACTCGACGCTCTATTTGCGAAGCATCTGGGGGAACCGCCCAGCCAACAGGAGGTTCTGGAGGAGATCCGGCGGCGACTCACTGGCAATTGA
- a CDS encoding response regulator: MSPEGSHVLVIDDNQDAARVMALLLKTFGYETRVAFSAEQGLSSARSSKPKFIVSDIGMPGMTGYDLARIIRLDENLRFIPLVAFTAYSEPEEAFAAGFDEHILKTTEPLLIKEILAKIVTMDKRLEQSEGLIQKQVEVISEARDVMKEVRKDVQEMREELKEVKEDVSQIKNEIKAKD; this comes from the coding sequence ATGTCACCTGAGGGCAGCCATGTACTTGTCATCGACGACAATCAGGATGCAGCGAGAGTTATGGCATTGCTTCTGAAAACGTTCGGATACGAGACGCGAGTTGCGTTTTCTGCAGAACAGGGGCTAAGTTCTGCGCGGTCGAGCAAACCTAAATTCATCGTGTCGGACATTGGCATGCCAGGAATGACCGGCTACGATTTAGCGAGGATTATCCGCCTGGACGAGAACTTGCGGTTCATCCCGTTAGTCGCATTCACTGCCTATTCAGAGCCAGAAGAAGCGTTTGCTGCGGGGTTTGACGAACACATCCTCAAGACAACGGAGCCCCTACTTATTAAAGAGATATTGGCAAAGATTGTCACGATGGACAAACGGCTTGAGCAATCCGAAGGGCTGATTCAGAAGCAAGTGGAAGTCATTTCCGAAGCCAGGGACGTGATGAAAGAAGTTCGGAAAGACGTCCAGGAAATGCGAGAAGAGCTAAAGGAGGTCAAGGAAGACGTCAGCCAGATCAAGAACGAAATCAAAGCAAAGGACTGA